AGAGTGGCGGCAGCCTGATCGCGACGCCGATCCATCAATCGGCGGCTACTGCCGGCGTGTTGCTTATCTATCGTCTGGCAACGCACGCCTTCAGCAGCCATGATCTGATCCTGATCGAAAGCATCGCTGCGCAACTTGGAGTTGCGCTTGGGGCAGCACGCCTGTATCAGCAACATCGCCTTCGCCAACAACACATCTTAACCTTGCTCGATTTCGGTCAGTCGTCTGGCGCCAACCTCTCACCCGGTGACGTAGCCGCTCGTTGTCACACTATCGCGACTGAAACTTTCGCTGCCCGTTGGGGGTTACTCTTTCTGCGATCTTCCCCACAGAGTCAGCCCGAATGGATTGCGCCAACCAATCTGTCGTTAGACGTACCGGTTGCCGCCGCCAGTGGTGCCGCACAACTGACAACCGAGAGCCAGAGTGTGGTGACAATAGCTATCACTGATGATCAGACCTGCATCGCTCTCCCCTTGATCCACGACGGCAATGCCATTGGGAGTCTGGCATTGGGCTATACCAGTGCGCAATCACAGCCTTCCGCGATAGACTGGAAACTGCTGGAACTCTTTGCCCGTCAGGCTGCTACCGTGTGTGCTACGCTCCAACTGGTCTCTCGTCTGCGTGAACAGACCCAGTTACTGGAAGGGTTGATCGCCGAACGCACCAATCAATTGCAGCGCTCACGCGATTTGCTCCGCATCGTTTTTGATAGTCTGCCTGAAGGGGTTGCCTTGCTTGATGAAACGGAGCGGCTGGTGGCGGCCAATACGGTCTTCGCCAGTCAGATCGTCGGGCGGCATCCGCGCGACTTGGTCGGCAAAACCTATGCTCACCTGCTCCGCATGCTCGAACGGGCCGCCCCGACCACTATCGAATTACTCGCCGACACCCAAAAGGAACGTCGCCGACTCCGCCTGCGCCAGGTCTTTCCCGAAGGTGAACGGTCGTATATTGTCGAACGCATGGAGATACCACCCTCACATGGCCAGCCGGCATCACGGCTGGAATTCTGGCGGCGCGAACAGTAATCGTGTTCTGATCTGATAATGTGTAAACAATGCCATACTTGCATACCACGCCTAACGGCATCCGCGTTTTAATCGAAGAACTGCCACACACCCATTCGGTTGCAGTTGGTTGCTTCATTGACATCGGTGCGCGCTACGAATCGGCAGAACTGGCCGGTGCTGCCCACTTCATTGAACATATGCTCTTCAAGGGAGCCGGTGCCTATCCAACCGCCCATGCGATCTCGCTGGCAATTGAGGGGATTGGTGGCTATCTTAACGCTTCCACTGGCTACGAGACAACTGTTTTTTATGCGAAAGTTGCCGCTATCCATTTCCAACGAGCACTGCACGTGTTGAGCGAGATGGTGCAACGGCCACTCTTCGATGCTACCGAATTAGAAAAAGAGCGGCGGGTGATTATCGAAGAGATTCGCGGCATCCAGGATAATCCCACCGAGCTTGTCCACGAACTGCTGCAACGCACAATGTGGGGCGATCATCCGTTTGGCCGCGATATTGCTGGAAGTATTGCTACCGTCAGCGCCATTGCCCGCCACGAGCTGTTGCAATTTTTCGCTCAGGGGTATCACGCCGGGAATCTGGTCGTATCGGTCGCCGGCAAGATTGCTGCCGAAGAGGCCATTCCCGCCATCGAACGCGCTTTTGCCGATCTCCCTGCCGCGCAGCGTCCGGCGGCAATTGCCGCGCCTCCCTTACCGCACCAGCCCAAACTCAGCCTGCTCACACGTGACATCGAACAGGGCAACTTTTGCCTTGGCATGCCCGGCGTCTCGTACCACGATCCTGATCGCCGGGCAGTGCATGCGCTCGACGCCCTGCTCGGTGGCGGTATGTCGTCGCGCCTGTTCCAGACGATCCGTGAAGAACACGGTCTCAGCTACAATATCGGTTCTTATCACAACGAATTTTCTGATACCGGTATGTGGGTTATTTATGCTGGGGTGGAGCCTGATGCATTGCGTGACGCGGTGGCAATGACCCGCGCTATAGTGCGCGATGTGGCCGAAAACGGCCCTACAAAGCAAGAGCTGGCAACCGTGAAAGAACAGCTCAAGGGCAGCTTGTTACTCTCGCTCGAAGATACCTGGTCGATTGCCTCGCGTAACGCTACCAGTCTGCTGCGTTATCAAATGGTGCCGCCGGTTGAACAGATTATTGCCGAGATTGATGCATTGAGTTTAGCCGATCTCCAGCGTGCTGCCCGCCGGTTACTCACTGCCAATCAA
This genomic window from Chloroflexus aurantiacus J-10-fl contains:
- a CDS encoding GAF domain-containing protein — translated: MLDADNLAALTVAELVAHVRELRNANAQLRRQLHPAGPPLAAHALTEELMRQTALLTRLGIEFREDLEPTTLLQQALQTITLHLPADEATAILIGADQTPSHALTVSLGAPRLLPHERATELLKHGSAGWALRHGSSIVLLDLANDAQRFHLRELQSGGSLIATPIHQSAATAGVLLIYRLATHAFSSHDLILIESIAAQLGVALGAARLYQQHRLRQQHILTLLDFGQSSGANLSPGDVAARCHTIATETFAARWGLLFLRSSPQSQPEWIAPTNLSLDVPVAAASGAAQLTTESQSVVTIAITDDQTCIALPLIHDGNAIGSLALGYTSAQSQPSAIDWKLLELFARQAATVCATLQLVSRLREQTQLLEGLIAERTNQLQRSRDLLRIVFDSLPEGVALLDETERLVAANTVFASQIVGRHPRDLVGKTYAHLLRMLERAAPTTIELLADTQKERRRLRLRQVFPEGERSYIVERMEIPPSHGQPASRLEFWRREQ
- a CDS encoding M16 family metallopeptidase; translated protein: MPYLHTTPNGIRVLIEELPHTHSVAVGCFIDIGARYESAELAGAAHFIEHMLFKGAGAYPTAHAISLAIEGIGGYLNASTGYETTVFYAKVAAIHFQRALHVLSEMVQRPLFDATELEKERRVIIEEIRGIQDNPTELVHELLQRTMWGDHPFGRDIAGSIATVSAIARHELLQFFAQGYHAGNLVVSVAGKIAAEEAIPAIERAFADLPAAQRPAAIAAPPLPHQPKLSLLTRDIEQGNFCLGMPGVSYHDPDRRAVHALDALLGGGMSSRLFQTIREEHGLSYNIGSYHNEFSDTGMWVIYAGVEPDALRDAVAMTRAIVRDVAENGPTKQELATVKEQLKGSLLLSLEDTWSIASRNATSLLRYQMVPPVEQIIAEIDALSLADLQRAARRLLTANQQWLAVVGPYSDEDQADLQILLEE